The nucleotide window AAAATTCCACGCAAGACGAGGGCTTTCACTCTGTCCGGATGAGTGATTGCATAGGCCAATGCCAATGTCGAACCCCAACTGCCGCCGAAAACAACCCATTTGTCGATTTTCAAAAACTCACGAATGGTTTCCGTGTCCTTGACGAGATCCCAAGTCGTATTTTCACGAAGCTCTGCACAGGGAGTGGATTGTCCTGAACCGCGTTGATCGAACAAGACGATGCGATATATTTTAGGATCGAAAAATCTGCGGTGATCTGGAGCCACTCCGCCGCCGGGCCCGCCGTGCAAGAAAACCACGGGTTTGCCTTGGGGATTGCCAACTTCTTCATAGTATAAATTATGAAGCTCTGAAACTTTGAGGAAGCCTTTGTTGTACGGCTCAATGGGTGGATAGAATTCGCGAAGAGTTGCGGTCATAAATTTCCTTTCACAGGTTTGATTCAAAATCGATTTACTATTTAGTGCGCCATCCAACTTTATGGGTCCACTCCAGATATTCTTGATAGCGCTTCTGGGGGTTCGGTGGATGGTATTCGCCGGTAAGGGGAGTGATGACCAGGCTTTCAATGGGATCCAAGTCCATGGCGGCTCGGCGTTTATTTAAATTTTCTTCATCTTCAACATCGGTGATACGCAGTATTCCGTTTTCATCCCAGTCGGCGTTGGTCGCGTAGACTTGCTTTCGGCCCTCGTAAAAACGAATGCGATCAATGAGGGTCGCGACGTACATTTTGGGGACCTTGTTGGCCTTGGCCAGATCTTGCAAAATAACTTCCTGGGCCCGCATAAATTCAGGCAGGCTGATTGCGTGAAGAACTATTTTTATCGCGGCGGTGCAGACTTCTTTGCTGACCACGTCGGTGGTGGGGAAGCCCTTCTCGTCGATGATCTCTTTCAATTTGTGCGCATTCTTCAGATGAATTTTCTCCATCGCCGGATGATAGCCGTGAAAAAGCTCGCCGGTCTCGGCGAGGGCATCGCGCACCGCCTGATCTTCACGCATCATGTGCAATATTTCTTCGCCAATTTCAGTCCACGATTTGTTAGCCATGATTGAAGAAGTCCTGTTTGAATCGAGCTTTTTCCTGGTCGGAAATAAAACTCGCGTTGAAGGCAATCTGGTTGCAGCGACGGAAGTCCTCTTCGCTGAAGTTATGCACGCGGTGAAGAACTTCATAGTCATCGCTGAGGGTGGTTGCAAAGACACCAGGGTCATCCGAGTTGATGGTGACCAGGACACCGCTGTTGACGAGATTGCGAATTGGATGCGCTTCGTATGTTTCAAAAGACTGGGTGAGATAGTTGCTGATCGGGCATACTTCCAGAGGAATCTTATGATCGCGCACGAAATTAAGAATATTTAAATCTCTGACAATTTGAATGCCGTGGCCGATGCGTTCGGCCCCTAAAATTTCAACGGAGTCTTTGACCCAGGACGCAGCCAGATCATTGGGTGTTTCGCCGGAATGCACAGTGATGTGAAGGCCGGCTTTCTTGGCTTTTTGGAAGAGAGGTGCAAAGGCTTTCGGATCAAAGCCTTCTTCATTATCTGCCAAGTCCAAAGCAATGAAGCTGTCTTTGTGATCGATAGCGAAATCCACAACCTTTTCCGCAATGTTGTAAGGTTTTACCCGCTGAACAATGCAGATCATTCCTACAGCCATGGCAAATTTCTTTTTTGCCATGTCGACACCTTTTGTCAGGGAGCGATGAATCTTCTCGAAGTCGAGTGAGGCGTGGCCATCTGCGATGAAGGTGGGTGCGTAACGAAGCTCCAAAAGACGGATTCCATCGTTGTAAGCATCTTCGCAGGCTTCAAATGCAATACGCGTGAGTATTTCTTCGCTGGCTAAAACTTTTTGTGCGTTGAGAAATTTGCCGAGCACAGAACCCAGGTCTTTCATGGGTTTTGTGATAAGGAACTGGTCCTTTTGGCCTTGCGAAGTTGGGGCCAGCTGGATGCCAACTTGGGGGGCCAATTCAACCAGAGTGCTCCAACGCACTGAGCAGTCCAAATGCCTGTGCAGCTCGACTTTCAAAAGATCGCGAATGTTCTGGGAAAACAGTTTTTGCATTTGAAGTTCCTCGTCTTGGGAAGTAAAACATAACCCTATGACAGAACCTATTCAAATCAAAACAAAACTCGCGGGCAATCCTTCTCAAGAACCTCAATTTAAAAGCTTTGTAAAAAGCAAAGACGGACGTTCCATTCCAGTGGCAGATCCACGCTCAACACGTGCTCTGGTTTCTTTGATGGATATGAATGCTGTCTTGGGTGGCGCTGCTTCCCATTACGGTGGTCCTGCGGCCTTCGCGGAATTGATGTCCGCGTTGCACGGTTTTGTTTTCGATGTGGCAACACGCGAGAAGAAGCAATGGTTCGACCTTTTCCATATCGTCAACGATGCCGGTCACTGCGAAAATGGTTTGTATGCTTTGAAAGCAAATTACAACATGGCAGGATTGACGATTGATTCGTTGAAAAAATTCCGTTCGATCGAGAGTGGTTTGACTGGTCACGGTGAAGTTCACTGTTTCCCAGAAGGCGTTTTTGTCTCTAACGGTCCGTTGGGTTCTGCTTTTCCACAAACTCAAGGTTTGGCAATGGGAGAAGCGTTCTCTGGCAAAAACCGAGTGACGATCACAGCGATTTCTGACGGTGCCAGCATGGAAGGCGAAGCGAAGGAAGCCTACGCAGCTATTCCGGGTCTTGCTCAAGCCGGCAAACTGGCTCCTTACGTTTTGCTCATCAGCGATAACAATACAAAACTTTCTGGTCGTATTGATCAGGAATCATTCTCTATGAATCCAAGCTTCGAATCTTTGAAGGCGTTGGGTTGGAAGATCATCACCTTGGCGGATGGAAACAATTTGCAAAAATGTTTCGATGCGATTGCAGAGGCGGTTGAGTCTGCGAAAGCAAATCCTAAAGTTCCAGTGGCGATCTGGGCAAAAACAATTAAGGGAATTGGAACCAAGAAAACGGCAGAGTCGGCTTCGGGTGGTCATGGTTTTCCTCTGAAATCTCCTTCTGAATTACCTGCTTTCTTGTCTGAAATTTACGGAGGCGAAGCTTTGCCGGCTGTTTACAACACTTGGATTGATGAACTCAACAAGTGGGAAGCGGACATTAAAGCCAAAGCTGTGAAAGATTCTGGCGAGAAAATTCAAACAGGTATTTCTTCTGCGATGGTTCGCGCGCGTAAAGCGGGCTTGCCAGTTTTGTCTGTGACTTCAGATCTTCCTGGCTCTACAGGGGTTGCTGGATTTAGAAAAGAATTCCCACAGGATTCATTCGATGTCGGTGTTGCGGAAAGCAACATGGTTTCAGCGGCGGCGGGTCTTTCAAAATTGGGCTATATCCCTGTTGTGGATACTTTTGCGCAATTTGGTGTGACTAAAGGCGCTTTGCCTTTGACGATGGGTGCTTTGTCGGAAGCTCCGATTGTTGCGGTTTTCTCTCATACTGGTTTCCAAGATGCTGCTGATGGTGCTTCTCACCAGGCTTTGAGCTATATGGCGATGGTTTCATCCATTCCGCATGTTGATGTTTACTCATTGTCTTGCAGCGAAGAAGCAGATGCTTTGATGTTTACGGTTCTTGAAAACTTTGCGAAAGATCGCAAAGCTGGAAAAGTTCCGAACAGCTCTATCTTTTTCTTGGGGCGTGAAAACTTCCCTAAGACTTATGTTGCCGGTACCGCTTATGACTTGAAAAAAGCGCAGGTGCTTGCTGATACAACTGCGGGCAAAGCGAAGTCTGTGACGATTGCGACGACGGGTTCGTTGGTGCCACAAGCATTGGAAGCCGCGAAGCAACTGGAAACTCAAGGTGTGGGTGCCGTTGTTGTGAACTGTGCAAACGTCAATCATGTCGACGTTGCCACTTTCAAAACCACTTTGGCAAAAACTCAAGGCCGTCTGGTGACTGTCGAAGATCACCAAGTAATTGGTGGCTTCGGCCAAATGCTGGCTCATGCGCTTTTGCAAGCTGGGGTTGAGATCAAATTGAAATCACTGGGCGTGCACGGGGAGTTTGGCCAAAGCTCTTACACAGCTCTTGAGCTTTATAAGAAACACAAAGTTGATGCCTCAGCGATCGTAACCGCCGCTCTTTAAAAGGTACCTGCTTCCTTTTCGTTCAAAAAAGAACACAGGAAGTCGGGGAAGTCCTCAATTTGGCGTGATCCAATCGGCATATAAATTTGCTTAAGCTGAAAAATAAAAAAAGGCGTTGTTCTAAGAAGAACAGCGCCTTTTTTGTACTTTTTTAAATCAAAAGGAAGCAGGTACCTTAAGCGGCTTTTGCTTCTTCATTGTGAGAGAAGTTGGCCATAACACCCATTTGATCTGCAGAGAATGCAGATACGATGTCCACCAAGATCACGACTTTGTTGTCGACTTTACCCATGCCGCGTACGAAAGACATAGCGTTTTCGTTGCCAAGCACTGGAGAAGGCTCGATTTGATTTTCTTGAAGATCTACGACCTCTTTAACAGAGTCTACGATCATACCCACTTGACCGATTTCAGTGTCGATCACAATGATGCATGTGTCGCGAGTCGTATCCTGAGAATCCATACCAAACTTGATACGAAGATTTACAACAGGAATGATTTTACCACGCAGATTCATAACACCCTTTACGTAGTCAGGTGTGCGCGGAACAGGTGTGATTTCACCAAACTGATTGATTTCGCGTACGGTTTCGATAGCGACACCGTATTGCTCAGACATCAATTGGAAGGTGAGGTATTGGCCCGGCTTAGCTTTCATAGATAAATCGCTCATATGTTATTGCCTTTCACAGTGGAAAAAATGGAATACACATTCTTTTCGTGCGAAAATCAGGGGGACTTAAGAGATATTTGCGAAGTTGTTAATTTTTAGTTAAGTCCCCCATGTCCGACTCAGAATGAAACACGGCTCGACGAACCGATTGCTTTTTATAATTCCTTTGCAAGGAAGGGTACCAAAGGACTAGTTCACCATTAAATGGCGCTTCTCTAGACTAAGGAAGGAAATAGGTCTGACGTCTAAAGGCCGATACTTTTAATGAT belongs to Bdellovibrio svalbardensis and includes:
- a CDS encoding DUF6624 domain-containing protein, translated to MANKSWTEIGEEILHMMREDQAVRDALAETGELFHGYHPAMEKIHLKNAHKLKEIIDEKGFPTTDVVSKEVCTAAIKIVLHAISLPEFMRAQEVILQDLAKANKVPKMYVATLIDRIRFYEGRKQVYATNADWDENGILRITDVEDEENLNKRRAAMDLDPIESLVITPLTGEYHPPNPQKRYQEYLEWTHKVGWRTK
- a CDS encoding chemotaxis protein CheW, whose protein sequence is MSDLSMKAKPGQYLTFQLMSEQYGVAIETVREINQFGEITPVPRTPDYVKGVMNLRGKIIPVVNLRIKFGMDSQDTTRDTCIIVIDTEIGQVGMIVDSVKEVVDLQENQIEPSPVLGNENAMSFVRGMGKVDNKVVILVDIVSAFSADQMGVMANFSHNEEAKAA
- the add gene encoding adenosine deaminase, with the protein product MQKLFSQNIRDLLKVELHRHLDCSVRWSTLVELAPQVGIQLAPTSQGQKDQFLITKPMKDLGSVLGKFLNAQKVLASEEILTRIAFEACEDAYNDGIRLLELRYAPTFIADGHASLDFEKIHRSLTKGVDMAKKKFAMAVGMICIVQRVKPYNIAEKVVDFAIDHKDSFIALDLADNEEGFDPKAFAPLFQKAKKAGLHITVHSGETPNDLAASWVKDSVEILGAERIGHGIQIVRDLNILNFVRDHKIPLEVCPISNYLTQSFETYEAHPIRNLVNSGVLVTINSDDPGVFATTLSDDYEVLHRVHNFSEEDFRRCNQIAFNASFISDQEKARFKQDFFNHG
- a CDS encoding transketolase C-terminal domain-containing protein, with protein sequence MTEPIQIKTKLAGNPSQEPQFKSFVKSKDGRSIPVADPRSTRALVSLMDMNAVLGGAASHYGGPAAFAELMSALHGFVFDVATREKKQWFDLFHIVNDAGHCENGLYALKANYNMAGLTIDSLKKFRSIESGLTGHGEVHCFPEGVFVSNGPLGSAFPQTQGLAMGEAFSGKNRVTITAISDGASMEGEAKEAYAAIPGLAQAGKLAPYVLLISDNNTKLSGRIDQESFSMNPSFESLKALGWKIITLADGNNLQKCFDAIAEAVESAKANPKVPVAIWAKTIKGIGTKKTAESASGGHGFPLKSPSELPAFLSEIYGGEALPAVYNTWIDELNKWEADIKAKAVKDSGEKIQTGISSAMVRARKAGLPVLSVTSDLPGSTGVAGFRKEFPQDSFDVGVAESNMVSAAAGLSKLGYIPVVDTFAQFGVTKGALPLTMGALSEAPIVAVFSHTGFQDAADGASHQALSYMAMVSSIPHVDVYSLSCSEEADALMFTVLENFAKDRKAGKVPNSSIFFLGRENFPKTYVAGTAYDLKKAQVLADTTAGKAKSVTIATTGSLVPQALEAAKQLETQGVGAVVVNCANVNHVDVATFKTTLAKTQGRLVTVEDHQVIGGFGQMLAHALLQAGVEIKLKSLGVHGEFGQSSYTALELYKKHKVDASAIVTAAL